In Microvirga sp. 17 mud 1-3, the genomic window TTGTTCGGTCCGCGGAACGCGACGCCGATCGCCCAGGAATCCGCGAGGAGCAGGCCGGGATTGAGAGAGTAGCCCCTCTGGCGCGTCTCGCGGACCAATTTCCGCAGCATAGGCGGCGAGAAGGGCGGGTATTTGTCGGCCAGCACGTCCGCATTCGCCGCAAGAACCTCGTCCACCTCGTCGTCCGGCAGGGCGGCCAGTAGTGCCAGACTGCCCGCCCCGATGCCGAGCGGGTGGCGGTCTCCCGCATGGAGGGCGTGGACTCGGATCGGGTAGGGGCCTTCCTCCCGGTGCACACAGATCGAATAGACATCACGCGGGACCGACAGGAACGCCGTATCGCCGGTCTCCTGGCTCAGCCGCACGAGCGAGCGAAGCGAGATCGAGTGGATGCCGAAGCGGGCGCTCGCGAGGGTGCCCAGAACGTAGATTTCAGGGCCGATATAATAGCGCCGGGTCTCGAGGT contains:
- a CDS encoding IclR family transcriptional regulator; the protein is MLEHPKTISAKIAVQGIDEAAASGAQAIDRAATLLLLVGRAGSPGARLSEIVEQCNLPKPTVRRMLLALVRAGLLDQDLETRRYYIGPEIYVLGTLASARFGIHSISLRSLVRLSQETGDTAFLSVPRDVYSICVHREEGPYPIRVHALHAGDRHPLGIGAGSLALLAALPDDEVDEVLAANADVLADKYPPFSPPMLRKLVRETRQRGYSLNPGLLLADSWAIGVAFRGPNNRPAGALSIAATESRLSEERQRELVPLLQKEAAWIEARLLNADGADKPPRKKTGRAYP